The Desmodus rotundus isolate HL8 chromosome 3, HLdesRot8A.1, whole genome shotgun sequence genome includes a region encoding these proteins:
- the KRT77 gene encoding keratin, type II cytoskeletal 1b isoform X2: protein MNRQFSSQSAFSSRSKRVYSLGSGGGRWAVGSVCQARGRCGGGGYGGHVRGFGSQSLYNLGGSKSISVNLVERSTSGFRQGGAFGAFGGGGSGGGAFGGGGFGGGGYGGGGFGGSNLGLGAFGFSCPRGGIQEVTINQSLLQPLDLEVDPEIQRVKTREREQIMVLNNKFASFIDKVRFLEQQNQVLQTKWELLQQINTSTWTNNLEPILENYISDLQKQVDFLNAEQMRQNTEIMSMQGMVEDYKNKYEQELNQRTNNENDFVILKKDVDTAYLQKVDLQSKADVLSGEVNFLKYLFEMELSNMQTHISDTNVIVSMDNNRSLDLDSIIRAVQAQYEEIAQRSKEEAEALYQSKYQELQMTAGRHGDDLRNSKMEIAELNRTIQRLQAEISNVKKQVDQMHMVISDAEEKGDRALQDAGQKLQDMEEALQQSKEHLARLLRDYQALLGAKLALDVEIATYRRLLEGEESRMSGELQSLVSISVQSSQVSLSGAGGGGGRGSGGYGGGGGGGGGGSSRGFGGRSSQGGGGAYGGGSREGSGGGYGGGSGGNYGESSKGRSKSGGRNSRSPKLQIIQTSTNTSHTHIVE from the exons ATGAACCGCCAGTTTAGCTCTCAGTCGGCGTTTAGCTCAAGGAGCAAGCGGGTTTATAGCCTTGGCtctggtggtgggaggtgggctgTGGGGTCTGTGTGCCAGGCCCGAGGGCGGTGTGGTGGTGGAGGGTATGGGGGCCACGTGAGGGGGTTTGGCTCCCAGAGCCTGTACAATCTGGGTGGCAGTAAAAGCATCTCAGTGAACCTAGTGGAGAGAAGCACCAGTGGTTTCcgccagg GTGGTGCTTTTGGTGCCTTTGGGGGTGGTGGATCTGGAGGTGGTGCCTTTGGGGGTGGTGGCTTTGGAGGTGGTGGCTATGGAGGAGGTGGTTTTGGGGGTAGCAATTTGGGGCTTGGGGCCTTTGGTTTTTCTTGTCCCCGGGGGGGCATCCAAGAGGTGACTATTAACCAGAGCCTCCTACAACCACTTGACCTGGAGGTGGACCCTGAAATTCAAAGGGTCAAGACCCGGGAGCGGGAGCAGATCATGGTTCTCAACAACAAGTTTGCCTCCTTCATTGACAAG GTGCGGTTCCTGGAGCAGCAGAATCAGGTGCTACAAACAAAATGGGAGCTCCTGCAGCAGATAAACACGTCGACTTGGACCAACAACCTGGAGCCCATCTTGGAGAACTACATCAGCGATCTGCAGAAGCAGGTGGATTTCCTCAATGCAGAGCAGATGCGCCAGAACACGGAGATCATGAGCATGCAGGGCATGGTGGAGGACTACAAGAACAA GTATGAGCAAGAACTCAACCAGAGGACCAACAATGAGAATGACTTTGTCATCCTGAAGAAG GATGTGGATACTGCTTACCTACAGAAAGTGGACCTACAGTCCAAGGCAGACGTTCTGTCGGGGGAGGTCaatttcctgaaatatttatttgagatG GAGCTGTCCAATATGCAGACCCATATCAGCGACACCAATGTCATCGTGTCCATGGACAATAACCGCTCCCTGGACCTGGACAGCATCATCAGAGCCGTGCAGGCCCAATACGAGGAGATCGCCCAGAGGAGCAAGGAGGAGGCCGAGGCACTGTACCAGAGCAAG TACCAGGAACTCCAGATGACAGCAGGAAGACATGGAGATGATCTGAGGAACAGCAAGATGGAGATTGCAGAGCTCAATCGCACCATCCAGAGGCTGCAAGCTGAGATCAGCAATGTCAAAAAGCAG GTTGACCAGATGCACATGGTCATTTCGGATGCAGAGGAAAAAGGAGATCGGGCCCTTCAGGACGCGGGGCAGAAGCTGCAGGACATGGAGGAGGCCCTGCAGCAGTCCAAGGAGCACTTGGCCCGGCTGCTGCGTGACTACCAGGCACTGCTGGGAGCAAAGCTGGCCCTGGACGTGGAGATCGCCACCTACCGAAGGCTGCTGGAGGGCGAGGAGAGCAG GATGTCGGGAGAGCTGCAGAGTCTTGTGAGCATCt CTGTGCAGAGCAGCCAGGTGTCTCTCAGTGGAGCAGGAGGTGGCGGTGGTCGAGGCTCTGGAGGTtatggcggcggcggcggcggcggtgggggCGGCAGCAGCCGGGGCTTTGGTGGCCGTAGCTCTCAAGGGGGTGGAGGGGCCTACGGAGGAGGCTCTCGAGAGGGCAGTGGAGGTGGTTATGGGGGCGGCAGCGGTGGAAATTATGGAGAGAGCAGCAAAGGCAGAAGCAAGTCGGGGGGCAGAAATAGTCGCTCCCCCAAACTGCAGATCATCCAAACTTCTACCAACACTTCCCACACGCATATCGTGGAGTAG
- the LOC112318614 gene encoding keratin, type II cytoskeletal 2 oral-like translates to MRRQVCKKSFSGRSQGFSGHSAVVSSGSSRMSSMAHSGGTGGGACGFRSRAGGFGSRSLYSLGGNKSISISVAGGSLTGGFGGGSSSCGRGFGGSYGGGFCGGFGKGMGGGFGGAGGFGGTGGFGGACSFGGSGGFPGGIQEVTVNQSLLQPLNVEIDPQIGQVKAQEREQIKTLNNKFASFIDKVRFLEQQNKVLETKWNLLQQQGPGSSSGSNNLEPFFESYISFLRRQLDLALGGKGNLEGELKNMQDLVEDFKKRYEEEINKRTAAENEFVGLKKDVDAAYMNKVELQAKVDSLTDEINFLRTLYEMELCQLQSHVSDTSVVLCMDNNRDLDLDSIIAEVKAQYEEITQKSKAEAEALYQTKLGELQTTAGRHGDDLKNTKSEIMELNRMIQRLRAEIESVKKQNANLQAAIADAEQRGEMALKDANAKLQELQAALQKAKDDLARLLRDYQELMNVKLALDVEIATYCKLLEGEECRMSGECQSAVSISVVNNVTSTSSSSGGSRGGSRGPFGGVSGSSSSGYRGSSGGGSSGGNRGGSGGSSSGSGGVSSGSSGSYQNSSSGGCQRGSSGGCQRGSTGGYQSGNSGGYQRGSTGGYQSGSTGGYQRGSTGGGLSSGGSSSVSQSGIGSSSGGIPSSGGSSYMSSSGGGTSMHFSQTITSGQHSSK, encoded by the exons ATGAGGAGACAAGTCTGCAAGAAATCCTTCAGTGGCAGGAGCCAGGGCTTCTCCGGCCACTCTGCTGTGGTCtccagtggcagcagcaggaTGAGCAGTATGGCCCACTCTGGGGGAACTGGTGGAGGAGCCTGTGGGTTCCGGAGCAGGGCAGGTGGCTTTGGCAGTCGCAGCCTCTATAGCTTGGGTGGCAACAAGAGCATCTCCATCAGTGTGGCTGGTGGTTCCCTGACTGGTGGCTTTGGGGGAGGGTCTAGCAGCTGTGGCCGTGGTTTTGGGGGTAGCTATGGAGGTGGCTTTTGTGGTGGCTTTGGCAAAGGAATGGGAGGTGGTTTTGGAGGGGCTGGTGGCTTTGGTGGAACCGGTGGTTTTGGTGGAGCTTGTAGCTTTGGTGGGTCTGGTGGCTTCCCTGGGGGAATCCAGGAAGTAACTGTCAACCAGAGTCTCCTGCAACCCCTCAATGTGGAGATCGACCCCCAGATTGGGCAAGTCAAGGCCCAGGAGCGTGAGCAGATAAAGACCCTCAATAACAAATTCGCCTCCTTTATTGACAAG GTGCGGTTCCTGGAACAGCAGAACAAGGTCCTGGAGACCAAATGGAATCTGCTCCAGCAGCAGGGCCCAGGCTCCAGCTCAGGTTCCAACAACCTGGAGCCTTTCTTTGAATCCTACATCAGCTTCCTGCGCAGGCAGCTGGATTTGGCTCTGGGGGGGAAGGGGAACCTGGAAGGAGAGCTGAAGAACATGCAGGACCTCGTGGAAGACTTCAAAAAGAG GTATGAAGAGGAGATCAACAAACGCACTGCGGCAGAGAATGAGTTTGTGGGACTCAAGAAG gatgtGGATGCTGCCTACATGAACAAGGTGGAGCTGCAGGCCAAGGTGGACTCCTTGACAGATGAGATCAACTTCCTGAGGACCCTCTATGAGATG GAGCTGTGCCAGCTGCAGAGTCATGTTAGTGACACATCTGTGGTCCTCTGCATGGACAACAACCGTGACCTGGACCTGGACAGCATCATCGCTGAGGTCAAGGCCCAGTATGAGGAGATCACCCAGAAGAGCAAGGCTGAAGCTGAGGCCCTGTACCAGACCAAG CTTGGGGAGCTGCAGACCACGGCCGGCAGACATGGGGATGACCTGAAGAACACCAAGAGCGAGATCATGGAGCTCAACAGGATGATCCAGAGGCTGCGAGCTGAGATCGAGAGCGTCAAGAAGCAG AATGCCAACCTTCAGGCTGCCATTGCTGATGCTGAGCAACGTGGGGAGATGGCCCTCAAAGATGCCAATGCCAAACTCCAAGAGCTGCAGGCTGCCCTACAGAAGGCCAAGGATGACCTGGCTCGGCTGCTGCGTGACTACCAGGAGCTCATGAATGTCAAGCTGGCCCTTGACGTGGAGATCGCCACCTACTGCAAGCTGCTGGAGGGCGAAGAGTGCAG gaTGTCTGGAGAGTGTCAGAGCGCTGTAAGCATTT CGGTGGTCAACAATGTTACCAGCACGAGCAGCAGCTCTGGTGGAAGCCGTGGTGGAAGCCGTGGACCCTTTGGAGGGgtcagtggcagcagcagcagtggctaCAGAGGCAGTAGTGGCGGAGGAAGCAGCGGTGGCAACAGAGGAGGAAGTGGTGGCAGTAGCAGTGGCTCTGGTGGCGTTAGCAGCGGCAGCTCTGGAAGCTACCAGAACAGCAGCAGTGGGGGCTGCCAGAGGGGCAGCAGTGGGGGCTGCCAGAGGGGCAGCACTGGGGGCTACCAGAGCGGCAACAGTGGGGGATACCAGAGGGGCAGCACTGGGGGCTACCAGAGCGGCAGCACTGGGGGATACCAGAGGGGCAGCACTGGGGGTGGCCTCAGCAGTGGAGGCAGCAGCTCTGTGAGCCAGAGTGGAATTGGCTCCAGCTCTGGAGGCATCCCATCTTCTGGAGGCAGCAGCTACATGTCTAGCAGTGGAGGTGGCACCAGCATGCACTTCTCTCAGACCATCACCTCGGGCCAGCACAGCTCCAAGTAA
- the KRT77 gene encoding keratin, type II cytoskeletal 1b isoform X1, translating to MNRQFSSQSAFSSRSKRVYSLGSGGGRWAVGSVCQARGRCGGGGYGGHVRGFGSQSLYNLGGSKSISVNLVERSTSGFRQGGGGGGGLGGARHFRGGGSGGGGGFGGGGGSGGGAFGAFGGGGSGGGAFGGGGFGGGGYGGGGFGGSNLGLGAFGFSCPRGGIQEVTINQSLLQPLDLEVDPEIQRVKTREREQIMVLNNKFASFIDKVRFLEQQNQVLQTKWELLQQINTSTWTNNLEPILENYISDLQKQVDFLNAEQMRQNTEIMSMQGMVEDYKNKYEQELNQRTNNENDFVILKKDVDTAYLQKVDLQSKADVLSGEVNFLKYLFEMELSNMQTHISDTNVIVSMDNNRSLDLDSIIRAVQAQYEEIAQRSKEEAEALYQSKYQELQMTAGRHGDDLRNSKMEIAELNRTIQRLQAEISNVKKQVDQMHMVISDAEEKGDRALQDAGQKLQDMEEALQQSKEHLARLLRDYQALLGAKLALDVEIATYRRLLEGEESRMSGELQSLVSISVQSSQVSLSGAGGGGGRGSGGYGGGGGGGGGGSSRGFGGRSSQGGGGAYGGGSREGSGGGYGGGSGGNYGESSKGRSKSGGRNSRSPKLQIIQTSTNTSHTHIVE from the exons ATGAACCGCCAGTTTAGCTCTCAGTCGGCGTTTAGCTCAAGGAGCAAGCGGGTTTATAGCCTTGGCtctggtggtgggaggtgggctgTGGGGTCTGTGTGCCAGGCCCGAGGGCGGTGTGGTGGTGGAGGGTATGGGGGCCACGTGAGGGGGTTTGGCTCCCAGAGCCTGTACAATCTGGGTGGCAGTAAAAGCATCTCAGTGAACCTAGTGGAGAGAAGCACCAGTGGTTTCcgccagggtgggggagggggagggggacttGGAGGAGCCAGACACTTTAGGGGTGGTGGCTCTGGAGGTGGTGGAGGCTTTGGAGGTGGTGGGGGCTCCGGAGGTGGTGCTTTTGGTGCCTTTGGGGGTGGTGGATCTGGAGGTGGTGCCTTTGGGGGTGGTGGCTTTGGAGGTGGTGGCTATGGAGGAGGTGGTTTTGGGGGTAGCAATTTGGGGCTTGGGGCCTTTGGTTTTTCTTGTCCCCGGGGGGGCATCCAAGAGGTGACTATTAACCAGAGCCTCCTACAACCACTTGACCTGGAGGTGGACCCTGAAATTCAAAGGGTCAAGACCCGGGAGCGGGAGCAGATCATGGTTCTCAACAACAAGTTTGCCTCCTTCATTGACAAG GTGCGGTTCCTGGAGCAGCAGAATCAGGTGCTACAAACAAAATGGGAGCTCCTGCAGCAGATAAACACGTCGACTTGGACCAACAACCTGGAGCCCATCTTGGAGAACTACATCAGCGATCTGCAGAAGCAGGTGGATTTCCTCAATGCAGAGCAGATGCGCCAGAACACGGAGATCATGAGCATGCAGGGCATGGTGGAGGACTACAAGAACAA GTATGAGCAAGAACTCAACCAGAGGACCAACAATGAGAATGACTTTGTCATCCTGAAGAAG GATGTGGATACTGCTTACCTACAGAAAGTGGACCTACAGTCCAAGGCAGACGTTCTGTCGGGGGAGGTCaatttcctgaaatatttatttgagatG GAGCTGTCCAATATGCAGACCCATATCAGCGACACCAATGTCATCGTGTCCATGGACAATAACCGCTCCCTGGACCTGGACAGCATCATCAGAGCCGTGCAGGCCCAATACGAGGAGATCGCCCAGAGGAGCAAGGAGGAGGCCGAGGCACTGTACCAGAGCAAG TACCAGGAACTCCAGATGACAGCAGGAAGACATGGAGATGATCTGAGGAACAGCAAGATGGAGATTGCAGAGCTCAATCGCACCATCCAGAGGCTGCAAGCTGAGATCAGCAATGTCAAAAAGCAG GTTGACCAGATGCACATGGTCATTTCGGATGCAGAGGAAAAAGGAGATCGGGCCCTTCAGGACGCGGGGCAGAAGCTGCAGGACATGGAGGAGGCCCTGCAGCAGTCCAAGGAGCACTTGGCCCGGCTGCTGCGTGACTACCAGGCACTGCTGGGAGCAAAGCTGGCCCTGGACGTGGAGATCGCCACCTACCGAAGGCTGCTGGAGGGCGAGGAGAGCAG GATGTCGGGAGAGCTGCAGAGTCTTGTGAGCATCt CTGTGCAGAGCAGCCAGGTGTCTCTCAGTGGAGCAGGAGGTGGCGGTGGTCGAGGCTCTGGAGGTtatggcggcggcggcggcggcggtgggggCGGCAGCAGCCGGGGCTTTGGTGGCCGTAGCTCTCAAGGGGGTGGAGGGGCCTACGGAGGAGGCTCTCGAGAGGGCAGTGGAGGTGGTTATGGGGGCGGCAGCGGTGGAAATTATGGAGAGAGCAGCAAAGGCAGAAGCAAGTCGGGGGGCAGAAATAGTCGCTCCCCCAAACTGCAGATCATCCAAACTTCTACCAACACTTCCCACACGCATATCGTGGAGTAG